A region from the Medicago truncatula cultivar Jemalong A17 chromosome 6, MtrunA17r5.0-ANR, whole genome shotgun sequence genome encodes:
- the LOC25495432 gene encoding uncharacterized protein: protein MDNITASEIAGLAVGVLLLSATIAAPKIDTFFSSSQRSSLGLCKRCGNVRRTACAKCKGTGTIKEGGLLSFNLVDDLYETIGNRESQVKKIACDKCQAKGYFPCPECSKL, encoded by the exons ATGGATAATATAACAGCAAGTGAAATAGCTGGTTTAGCAGTTggtgttcttcttctttctgCTACCATTGCTGCTCCCAAAATTGAtaccttcttctcttcttctcaacGCAg CTCATTGGGGTTGTGCAAGCGATGTGGCAATGTAAGAAGAACGGCTTGCGCGAAATGCAAAGGAACTGGAACGATCAAAGAAGGAGGATTACTTAGTTTTAACCTTGTAGATGATTTGTATGAAACAATCGGTAATCGCGAATCACAGGTGAAGAAGATAGCTTGTGATAAATGTCAAGCCAAAGGTTATTTTCCATGTCCTGAATGTTCTAAACTATAA